gcagatgaTTAGTAACACACAATGTCAACAAAATGATTAACGGATGTAGTGACTTTATTCACTGTTACATACATTTCTAAGTAACATGCCATTCATTTTACAGCCTGTCCAAGTCCCCGCTGACCTGGTGGACAAACTGGAGCGACTGGCCTTAGTGGACTTCCGCACCAAACAGGGTCTGGACTGTTTGGAGAAAGCTATCCGGTTTGCAGATCAGCTCCACGTTGTTGACACATCGGGGGTTGAACCGATGGATTCAGTTCTGGAGGACAGGTATGGTACGGACGGACAGCTTGTTTACGCATGCGGCATAACCAGTGTGAAACCTGTTGAATGTGGTTGTGTTTTCAGGGCTTTAAACCTGAGGGGTGACGCAGTGGTGGAAGGGGACTGTGCTGAAGAACTGCTTCAACTATCCAAAAACACAGTCGAAGAATATTTTGTAGCGCCTCCAGGtaagaatacatttatttctaaaCATTACTGTATACATCTTATGATGGTTGCACATTATTGAGGTGAAAGATGACGTTGTGAAGCTGATATGTATTTTCTTAACACAGGAAATATTCCTCTACCGACGAGGGAAGAGAGGACTGCCATGCTGAAGCACTCAGAGTTCTGATGtttatgcatttatattttatatttattacaaaaCCTGCCAGTCatgctttgatgttttttgtttttttctgtttcattttacaCCTGTGgtaaaaatctctttttagtTTCAGTATCATTTCCTTAACATTGTGTTGGCAGCCTGCAACAATGACACACTGTGCTTACTTTGTTCTGATTTGGGATTTACTGAATAATCTTCATCTTCAAGCCATgatcttttcatctctttctgttttgtttccagataaacttttttttaataaatggcTAAAAATAGACTGTGACGTCACCTTTTTATTTGAACTCGGCACACCTTATGTGacctcacacaaacaaatcaggCCATTTAAACGTCAGCTGTGTGTCATACTAACAGCTGTTTCTGTTCActgcctcacctgtctgataaaactttgtttttatcataGGTAGTAAAATCACAGACATATGATCGAAACGTTACAAGTGCTCACAAAAGCTGCATCATGTTTGGAGAATTGAAACTTAATCTCATGAAGGCAGAGAATGGAAAGGAATGTTGATCAGCTGATGCAGCCTGTATATAAACTGGCTACCTGAATACCTCGGGCATTGTCTGTTTGCTGTCACCACTGAGACTTTTACAGAGGTTTTCTGAAGTGATCACAAGGTAGGAAGCTCTCTTTATCAACACTGTTTTGACAATGTGGTGCTTTATTTAAAGAAGTTTCTTCTTGACTTATTTTAATCTCATCTTTCAGGACACTTTAATCATGGATATAAACATTGTTATGCTGGATGGAAAGACCCACATCCTGAGGGTGAACCCACATGACACAGTGGGCTCTCTGAAAATGCTCATCCAGAACAAAGTGGGAGTCCCCCCTCAGAAACAAAAGCTGATCTTTGTGAACGGACAGAGGACACCTCTCAGCGACGACTCCCAGTGTATCGGCGACTACGGTCTGCAGTCCGGCTCTCAGGTGTCTCTGCTGATCACACAGCCCAAGACCTTCCAGGTGTTCCTGAACAACCTGCAGGGTCAGAAGAGCACCTATGATATCAAACCGGACGAGACTGTGATGAACTTCAAGAGGAGGGTGGAGCAAAGAGCGGGGGTCCCTGTGAACCAGCAGAGGCTGCTCCACCAAAGCAGGGAGCTGCTGGATGGGAAACTTTCAGACTACGACGTCAAAGAACTGAGCACCATCAACATGACAGGCCGCCTGAGAGGAGGTTAATATGTCAGaaagataaaatattaatttatatttctactttatttgtattttaatttgagaAATCATTCCTTGATATATAATTGTGTAAtgtcttaaaaacacattttaatgctttattttgttttgggcATACAAAtgtcagacacacatacagcatgttATAATCTTATTTTGACAAATGAAGGATTCATTGATCTTAACTGaccacttaaaaaaataaagtctgtgaaCTTGCATTTGTCTTTGCATTTCCTGTCCTGTGCCACGTCTTCAGCTCCACACTGCACTCTGAAATgaacattattaaaatatataaaagatataaTATAAAGATATAATACCAGATCATGTTGTGTTATTCTAAACACATTTGTGTATCAAAACATTGTACAGGTTTGTTAGAGATGATCAGAAGAACCTGTCAGAAAGTCAAAGGAAGATTCAATTTCTGACAGAAGCAAAGTAGGCgtgccaaaaaaaaatttgattgATGTGggcaaacagcaacaaaacattaGTGGTGTCAGCATGTGACTCATCTGTTAGATGACAGGATTGCAGTTTAACCTGAGCAGGTACAACGTTTCAAACCtttagaacaaaacaaacaagacaaacaatgTTATTTTGGAGAGGCTGCCTGAGTCCAGGGCCGGCCCTCAGCCTGTAGTGGTCCTAAACACTCACAAATCACCCACACAGCTaataactgaatgaacacacacacaatagagaTGTACAAATGAATTCACATCACGTCTCTTACTTTCTTTGAGGGTTGACAATAGGTACAGTCAGTAACATTGTGTGACAAGtaattaaagaagaaaacaaacaaagaaaccagCTGCAGACAGTGTCTGTTCGGGGTTTTCCTCTGTGGCGATTTCCTGTTTTTGCATGAGCCTCTATAAACGAGGGTGTATTACattacaaggaatttgacttgGTAGTATcgtacaaaacaaacattcagtaAATGATATAAGGAAGTAAATAATCCAAAAGATGTGTGCTAATGCACGTCtttggcagtggcagcagatTTCCAGATAGTGAttgaggaggtgaggatggactcagGAGTCAGACTGTGACGTGTTTGTCAGTCACATTTCAtgtgatgaaaatattttgttataaaaataaggGTTATACTGGGGTTCAcgtgttttaattcatatagtgtgtcctgtctttttcATGTCTTGTGCACTTGCCTTAGTTGGCCTGTGATTTaactgaggctggcagggagagataattattaatcagtagttcaaggtcaggagagacaggctaggggagtaccattatgatataaaacataatgctcattactgagcagaaaaccaaaaaaaggatgttatgatattatctgtatcaggtgggaggtgtccgagacagcctgttttaaaaaaaattataagaaccaactgttagagctcctcaaggagccttttctctgtaacccctcttgtgtgttgcactgttaaacactccttcttgtacaagaataataaattcaacttgaactttgatactttgaatccagtcttccttattcaaggatttttatacatattttatctattatattattatatattattatattattatatcccTGTATAtctatttatcatattttttctgtttctgttcactgCCCCACCTCACTaataacactttgttttatCAGGCATGCCCAGGCATGTGTTTGTTGGTAGTGCTCACAGTAAGCTGAATCATGATCGGAGAATAGAAACTGAAAGCTATGAAGGCAGAGGATGGGAAACGAAAGGGGCGGTGTCGATCAGCTGAGGCGGTGTGTATATAAACTGTGGTGAGCTCAGCTGGAAACACTCGCACAGCTGCTTCTGAACATCACCTGTTTACGGGCATCGTCTCAAGACTTTTACAGAGGTTTTCTGAAGTGATCGCAAGGTAGGAAGCTCTCTTTATTGAAACCGTGGCGCTTTATTTAAAGAGGTTTCTTCTTGACTTATTTTAATCTCATCTTTCAGGACACTTTAATCATGGATATAAACATTGTTATGCTGGATGGAAAGACCCACATCCTGAGGGTGAACCCACATGACACAGTGGGCTCTCTGAAAACGCTCATCCAGAACAAAGTGGGAGTTCCCCCTCAGAAACAAAAGCTGATCTTTGTGAAC
This genomic stretch from Larimichthys crocea isolate SSNF chromosome III, L_crocea_2.0, whole genome shotgun sequence harbors:
- the gatc gene encoding glutamyl-tRNA(Gln) amidotransferase subunit C, mitochondrial — protein: MSVISIAAKRGLSLKIIRPWCNLLTNSASSTRVTCLWSSTKVPEAATWEPVPESQLPPPVQVPADLVDKLERLALVDFRTKQGLDCLEKAIRFADQLHVVDTSGVEPMDSVLEDRALNLRGDAVVEGDCAEELLQLSKNTVEEYFVAPPGNIPLPTREERTAMLKHSEF
- the LOC109136707 gene encoding polyubiquitin, with amino-acid sequence MDINIVMLDGKTHILRVNPHDTVGSLKMLIQNKVGVPPQKQKLIFVNGQRTPLSDDSQCIGDYGLQSGSQVSLLITQPKTFQVFLNNLQGQKSTYDIKPDETVMNFKRRVEQRAGVPVNQQRLLHQSRELLDGKLSDYDVKELSTINMTGRLRGG